The Syngnathus acus chromosome 3, fSynAcu1.2, whole genome shotgun sequence genome includes a window with the following:
- the adamtsl5 gene encoding ADAMTS-like protein 5: MSSSSIARKLTFCEALTFVLLLVAPACLCSLQSVQASWSSAWDPYSEGSLGHPARTRRQLNFRNEWASWSGWSVCSRSCGSGASVRTRTCITRNPVGGPCGGDSRQYKICNTKECPPDSQDFREMQCAAFNDRQLMMGNSFRWTTFHGGSNPCELSCLALGHNFYYNFGRVLDGTACEKVPGAVCVNGRCLKPGCDSILGSKEQEDACMVCGGKNTTCLHHRSVYQSNSLEAGGPLGYNEVAKIPAGATHIRVTDNSRNYLALQNGRSQFVINGNWKISVPGEYNIAGTKLLYRRSADTWESFEVPGPTQEDLRLMVLATDRNPGIEYEYWLPPDQYDLHHGRSPLRQAHHSPSYLPWEQPTIKTTTTTTSTTRPPPVSSRPHWLVRPLKPPRQPSRHPILPRLEREENHRNLLPQPSPGRHCGKCRRVKGRRERQRQYCRKDFIFRARVLGKLYRGEETRYDVQILHSYRNSFRLEHREFLWVPNVCDCPNLERGKQYILMVRRHINYEHTLNRILLEEDSYVVPYRPREDELVRQLERLCNNSGQKYPAT, translated from the exons GTTCAGGCTTCGTGGAGTTCTGCATGGGATCCCTATAGTGAAGGCTCGTTGGGCCATCCTGCACGAACCCGACGCCAGCTGAACTTTAGGAACGAATGGGCAAgctggagcggctggtccgtGTGCTCACGAAGCTGTGGATCTGGTGCTTCTGTGCGTACACGAACCTGTATCACCAG AAACCCAGTGGGTGGACCATGTGGAGGCGATTCAAGACAATACAAGATCTGCAACACTAAG GAGTGCCCTCCTGACTCGCAAGATTTCCGAGAAATGCAGTGTGCTGCTTTCAATGACAGACAGTTGATGATGGGAAATTCCTTCAGATGGACTACCTTTCATGGAG GCTCCAACCCCTGTGAGCTCAGCTGCCTAGCCCTGGGTCATAACTTCTACTACAACTTTGGACGTGTACTTGATGGCACAGCCTGTGAGAAAGTACCTGGAGCTGTGTGTGTCAACGGACGCTGTCTG AAACCTGGCTGTGATTCCATCTTGGGTTCAAAGGAGCAAGAGGACGCCTGCATGGTCTGTGGAGGGAAAAACACCACCTGCCTTCATCACAGGAGTGTTTaccagagcaacagcctggaggCAG GAGGACCCTTGGGATACAACGAAGTAGCCAAGATACCAGCTGGAGCCACTCACATCCGAGTCACGGATAACAGCAGGAATTATCTCG CTCTCCAGAATGGTCGCTCCCAGTTTGTCATCAATGGTAACTGGAAGATTAGTGTCCCGGGCGAGTACAATATAGCTGGGACCAAACTTCTATACCGGCGGTCGGCTGACACCTGGGAGAGCTTTGAGGTTCCGGGGCCAACCCAGGAAGACTTGCGTCTGATG GTTCTTGCCACCGACAGAAATCCAGGCATCGAGTATGAGTACTGGTTACCCCCAGACCAGTATGACCTCCACCATGGGAGAAGTCCACTGCGTCAAGCTCATCACAGTCCGAGCTACCTCCCGTGGGAGCAACCCACCATTAAAACCACTACCACCACAACCAGCACTACGCGGCCTCCTCCAGTGAGCAGCCGTCCCCACTGGC TTGTAAGGCCTCTGAAGCCACCACGGCAACCTTCCCGCCATCCCATTTTGCCTCGTCTGGAACGAGAGGAGAACCATAGAAACCTGCTTCCTCAACCCTCGCCTGGAC GGCATTGTGGGAAATGCCGGAGGGTTAAAGGTCGACGAGAGCGCCAGAGGCAGTATTGCCGGAAGGATTTTA TTTTTCGGGCCAGAGTCTTGGGGAAGCTATACAGAGGAGAAGAGACGCGTTACGACGTCCAGATCCTCCATTCTTACCGGAACAGCTTCCGCCTGGAGCACCGTGAGTTCCTTTGGGTCCCAAATGTGTGTGACTGCCCCAACCTTGAGCGAGGCAAGCAGTACATACTGATGGTGCGCCGACACATTAACTATGAGCATACGCTGAACCGCATCCTGCTGGAGGAGGACAGCTACGTGGTACCGTACAGACCCAGAGAGGACGAGCTGGTGCGGCAACTGGAGAGGCTGTGCAACAACAGTGGACAGAAATATCCAGCAACATAA